A single genomic interval of Microbacterium sp. zg-Y1090 harbors:
- the recN gene encoding DNA repair protein RecN, with the protein MIEEIRLRDLGVIAQATLPMGRGFTAITGETGAGKTMVVTGLGLLLGQRADSGAVRSGAAQASVEGTWIVPEDGAVAERVREAGGDLEPIGGGDAELYLGRTLSSEGRSRATVGGRTAPAGVLADLADQLVVVHGQSDQLRLRSSVAQRDALDRFGGAPVADALAAYREAYETWRGLDAELTHLTGESDTRAREAEELRLLLADIERVDPQPGEDDELARRAERLSHVEELRIAAASAHTALSSDDDAPDVAVLAAEARRALERAADRDDTLAALAEQAADIGYRAVDLAQSLSGYLADLDETGPQELALVEARRAELATLTRVHGTVDAAIALLENGSARLAELDDDGDRIARLERERDAAASVLDAAAAALTAARTAAAGRLGAAVTAELRALALPDARLVVELAPGAASAAGRDDVTILLAPHPGADPRPVAKGASGGELSRVMLALEVVIAATEPVPTFVFDEVDAGIGGAAAIEVGRRLARLAESSQVVVVTHLAQVAAFATNHLSVVKANDGSVTASSVRRLEGADREAEMARLLSGMTDSEAALTHARELLSLGAAGLIG; encoded by the coding sequence GTGATCGAGGAGATCCGCCTGCGCGACCTGGGCGTCATCGCGCAGGCCACACTGCCCATGGGGCGCGGCTTCACGGCGATCACGGGCGAGACCGGCGCCGGCAAGACCATGGTCGTCACCGGCCTCGGGCTGCTGCTGGGCCAGCGCGCCGACTCCGGTGCGGTGCGCTCGGGAGCTGCGCAGGCGTCCGTCGAGGGCACGTGGATCGTCCCGGAAGACGGCGCCGTCGCGGAGCGGGTGCGTGAGGCCGGCGGCGATCTCGAGCCCATCGGCGGGGGAGATGCCGAGCTGTACCTCGGCCGCACGCTCTCGAGTGAGGGCCGCAGCCGCGCCACCGTCGGTGGCCGCACCGCGCCGGCCGGAGTGCTCGCCGATCTCGCCGATCAACTGGTCGTCGTGCACGGGCAGTCCGACCAGCTGCGGCTGCGTTCGTCGGTGGCGCAGCGCGACGCCCTGGACCGCTTCGGCGGCGCCCCCGTCGCCGATGCCCTGGCGGCGTATCGCGAGGCCTATGAGACGTGGCGTGGTCTGGATGCCGAACTCACCCACCTCACCGGCGAGAGCGACACCCGCGCCCGCGAGGCCGAGGAGCTGCGCCTGCTGCTGGCGGACATCGAGCGCGTCGACCCCCAGCCGGGCGAGGACGACGAGCTGGCCCGCCGCGCGGAGCGCCTGTCGCACGTCGAGGAGCTGCGCATCGCCGCCGCTTCCGCCCACACCGCGCTGTCCTCGGACGACGACGCGCCGGATGTCGCGGTGCTGGCCGCCGAGGCGCGGCGTGCTCTCGAGCGCGCTGCCGACCGCGACGACACCCTCGCGGCCCTCGCCGAACAGGCCGCCGACATCGGCTACCGCGCGGTGGACCTCGCTCAGAGCCTCTCGGGCTACCTCGCCGACCTCGATGAGACCGGCCCCCAGGAACTCGCGCTCGTCGAGGCGCGCCGCGCGGAGCTGGCCACCCTCACCCGCGTGCACGGCACCGTGGACGCCGCGATCGCGCTGCTCGAGAACGGCTCGGCGCGCCTGGCGGAACTCGATGACGACGGCGACCGCATCGCGCGGCTCGAGCGGGAGCGTGACGCCGCAGCATCCGTCCTCGACGCCGCCGCCGCGGCGCTGACTGCCGCCCGCACCGCGGCCGCCGGCCGGCTCGGCGCCGCCGTCACCGCCGAGCTGCGGGCGCTGGCGCTGCCCGACGCCCGTCTCGTCGTCGAGTTGGCCCCCGGCGCCGCCTCCGCTGCCGGCCGCGACGATGTCACCATCCTCCTCGCGCCGCACCCGGGCGCCGACCCGCGCCCGGTGGCCAAGGGCGCGTCGGGCGGCGAGCTCAGCCGCGTCATGCTCGCCCTCGAAGTCGTCATCGCCGCCACCGAGCCGGTTCCCACATTCGTCTTCGACGAGGTGGATGCCGGCATCGGCGGCGCCGCCGCGATCGAGGTGGGGCGCCGGCTGGCGCGGCTGGCGGAATCGTCGCAGGTCGTCGTGGTCACCCACCTCGCCCAGGTCGCCGCCTTCGCCACCAACCACCTCAGCGTGGTGAAGGCCAACGACGGCTCCGTCACCGCCTCCAGCGTGCGCCGCCTGGAGGGCGCAGATCGCGAGGCCGAGATGGCGCGGCTGCTGTCGGGCATGACCGATTCCGAGGCCGCACTCACCCACGCGCGCGAACTGCTCAGCTTGGGCGCCGCCGGACTGATAGGATGA
- the xerD gene encoding site-specific tyrosine recombinase XerD — protein MQVDRAVHAFLRHVAIERGLSEHTGAAYRRDLDAYSRWLGEQGIADTDEITADVVTRFIADRAAADPPPAAASLARLQSAVRSFHRYLAREGIAAGDPTGRLRPPKAARRLPKALTIAQVEALLDASGPLASDAAAGDLVGIRDRALLELLYATGARISEIVQLDVDDLAHGDVLRVRGKGDKERIVPIGSYARTAVDSYLTRVRPELSRRGRATPRLFLGVRGAPLSRQSAWAVIGKAAERAQLTAHVSPHTLRHSFATHLLQGGADVRVVQELLGHASVATTQIYTYVSPDALRDVYVTSHPRAR, from the coding sequence ATGCAGGTCGATCGCGCGGTGCACGCGTTCCTCCGGCACGTCGCGATCGAGCGCGGTCTGTCCGAGCACACCGGTGCCGCCTATCGCCGCGACCTCGACGCGTATTCGCGGTGGCTGGGGGAGCAGGGCATCGCCGACACCGACGAGATCACCGCCGACGTCGTGACGCGGTTCATCGCCGATCGGGCGGCGGCCGACCCGCCGCCCGCCGCGGCGAGCCTCGCCCGCCTGCAGTCCGCCGTGCGTTCCTTCCACCGGTATCTGGCGAGGGAGGGCATCGCCGCCGGCGACCCCACCGGCCGCCTGCGCCCGCCCAAGGCGGCCCGGCGACTGCCCAAGGCGCTGACGATCGCGCAGGTCGAGGCCCTGCTCGACGCGTCGGGGCCCCTGGCATCCGATGCCGCCGCGGGCGACCTCGTCGGCATCCGCGACCGCGCGTTGCTGGAGCTGCTGTACGCCACGGGTGCCCGCATCTCGGAGATCGTGCAGCTGGACGTCGACGACCTCGCCCACGGCGACGTGCTGCGGGTGCGGGGCAAGGGCGACAAGGAGCGCATCGTGCCGATCGGGTCGTATGCGCGCACCGCCGTCGACTCCTACCTCACGCGGGTGCGGCCGGAGCTGTCGCGCCGGGGGCGGGCGACGCCGCGGCTGTTCCTCGGGGTGCGGGGCGCCCCGCTGTCGCGGCAGAGCGCGTGGGCGGTGATCGGCAAGGCGGCCGAGAGGGCGCAGCTGACGGCGCACGTGTCGCCCCACACGCTGCGGCACTCCTTCGCGACGCACCTGCTGCAGGGCGGAGCCGACGTGCGCGTCGTGCAGGAGCTGCTCGGCCACGCCTCGGTGGCCACGACCCAGATCTACACCTACGTCTCACCCGACGCGCTGCGCGACGTCTACGTCACGTCCCACCCGCGCGCCCGCTGA
- a CDS encoding vitamin K epoxide reductase family protein: MPTTGTATLRPPRGLAVFWIVAALAGWVVSFLLYQEYIGQLTGADPLISCQISVLVTCGPNLLSPGGNLLGFSNSIIGIVLFLGPLYAGVSALAAPGGMRRWFWRVYTLFLLGGFLLVHLFAYRSVFEYGSLCPWCMVVWLVTIPLFWFTLAWALRDGVWGRMPRLGAALLTWAPLITVLNYALIAVVAQVRLDVLGSL; the protein is encoded by the coding sequence ATGCCCACCACCGGTACGGCCACTCTCCGCCCGCCGCGCGGACTCGCGGTCTTCTGGATCGTCGCGGCCCTGGCCGGCTGGGTGGTGTCGTTCCTGCTCTACCAGGAGTACATCGGCCAGCTCACCGGCGCCGACCCCCTCATCTCCTGCCAGATCAGCGTGCTGGTCACCTGCGGACCGAACCTGCTCTCGCCCGGCGGCAACCTGCTGGGGTTCAGCAACTCGATCATCGGCATCGTGCTGTTCCTCGGGCCGCTCTACGCCGGGGTGAGCGCGCTCGCGGCCCCCGGCGGGATGCGGCGGTGGTTCTGGCGGGTGTACACGCTGTTCCTGCTGGGCGGTTTCCTGCTCGTGCACCTCTTCGCTTACCGCAGCGTCTTCGAATACGGCTCGCTGTGCCCGTGGTGCATGGTGGTGTGGCTGGTGACCATCCCGCTGTTCTGGTTCACCCTCGCGTGGGCGCTGCGTGACGGGGTGTGGGGGCGGATGCCGCGCCTCGGCGCCGCGCTGCTGACCTGGGCGCCGCTGATCACGGTGCTGAACTACGCGCTCATCGCCGTCGTCGCCCAGGTGCGGCTGGACGTGCTCGGCAGCCTCTGA
- a CDS encoding NAD kinase has product MTHPERSILVVVHAHRDDNADAARRVMQALQSAGARPVLAADDRADLEGVGVDLTGVATLGTDVDVSDIELAIVLGGDGTILRAAELVRDCTAPVLGINMGHVGFLAEIERDDMDDAVRRVIARDYDVEERLALSVRVKDAGNTVIYETWALNEATVEKASRERMLEVVIEIDGRPLSSFGCDGVVVSTPTGSTAYNFSGGGPVVWPTVEAITVVPLSAHALFARPLVVSPDAAVAIEVLHRNNGIGVLWCDGRRSHDLPPGARVVVRRSPSPVRLARLHPAAFTDRLVRKFQLPVTGWRGPAGPVDAEAP; this is encoded by the coding sequence ATGACCCATCCCGAGCGCAGCATCCTCGTCGTCGTGCACGCCCACCGGGACGACAACGCCGACGCGGCGCGCCGGGTGATGCAGGCGCTGCAGTCCGCGGGCGCCCGCCCCGTGCTCGCCGCCGACGACCGGGCCGACCTCGAGGGCGTCGGCGTCGACCTCACCGGTGTCGCGACACTCGGCACCGACGTCGACGTCTCCGACATCGAACTGGCCATCGTGCTGGGCGGGGACGGCACGATCCTCCGGGCCGCGGAGTTGGTGCGCGACTGCACCGCGCCGGTGCTCGGCATCAACATGGGCCATGTCGGCTTCCTCGCGGAGATCGAGCGGGATGACATGGACGACGCGGTGCGCCGCGTCATCGCCCGCGACTACGACGTCGAGGAGCGCCTGGCGCTGTCGGTGCGCGTGAAGGATGCCGGCAACACGGTCATCTACGAGACGTGGGCGCTGAACGAGGCGACGGTGGAGAAGGCGAGCCGCGAGCGGATGCTGGAAGTCGTGATCGAGATCGACGGCCGGCCGCTGTCGAGCTTCGGCTGCGACGGCGTGGTCGTCTCGACCCCCACCGGCTCGACCGCCTACAACTTCTCCGGAGGAGGACCGGTCGTCTGGCCGACCGTGGAGGCGATCACGGTCGTTCCGCTGTCCGCCCACGCCCTGTTCGCCCGCCCGCTCGTGGTCAGCCCCGACGCGGCCGTCGCGATCGAGGTGCTGCACCGCAACAACGGGATCGGCGTGCTCTGGTGCGACGGGCGCCGTTCGCACGACCTGCCGCCGGGTGCGCGCGTCGTGGTGCGTCGATCGCCCAGCCCGGTGCGGCTCGCGCGGCTGCACCCCGCCGCGTTCACCGACCGGCTGGTGCGCAAGTTCCAGCTGCCCGTCACCGGCTGGCGCGGCCCCGCCGGGCCCGTCGACGCGGAGGCACCGTGA
- a CDS encoding CTP synthase: MTETSTAGIISNDTTRHIFVTGGVVSSLGKGLTAASLGNLLTARGLRVVMQKLDPYLNVDPGTMNPFQHGEVFVTDDGAETDLDIGHYERFLDIELSQAANVTTGQIYSQVIAKERRGEYLGDTVQVIPHITDEIKRRMRLQASEEPQPDVIITEIGGTVGDIESQPFIESARQIRHELGRGNVFFVHVSLVPFMGASGEQKTKPTQHSVAALRSIGIQPDALVLRSDRPVTESNKRKIALMCDVDEDAVVNAVDVPSIYDIPTMLNEQGLDEYIVRALGLTKAAEVDWTRWNTVLQAVHNPKHEVTIGLVGKYIDLPDAYLSVTEALKAGGFGQETKVKITWIPSDLCETPEGAAKALAGVDGIVVPGGFGIRGIEGKLGALRFAREQGIPTLGICLGLQCMVIEYARSVAGLEGASSSEFDPDTEFPVIATMAEQVDILAGGDLGGTMRLGLYPAQLAEGSLAAELYGSDVAYERHRHRYEVNNRYRDQIADAGLVFSGINPDLGLVEYVELPRDVHPYYIATQAHPELRSRPTAPHPLFRGLVAAAVERHRASELFDVEND, encoded by the coding sequence GTGACGGAAACTTCTACCGCGGGCATCATTTCGAACGACACCACCAGGCACATCTTCGTGACGGGCGGTGTCGTTTCCTCGTTGGGTAAGGGCCTGACCGCCGCGAGCCTCGGCAACCTTCTGACCGCGCGCGGACTGCGCGTGGTGATGCAGAAGCTCGATCCCTACCTGAACGTCGACCCCGGAACGATGAACCCGTTCCAGCACGGCGAGGTCTTCGTGACCGACGACGGCGCCGAGACCGACCTCGACATCGGGCACTACGAGCGCTTCCTCGACATCGAGTTGAGTCAGGCCGCCAACGTGACCACCGGCCAGATCTACTCGCAGGTCATCGCCAAGGAGCGTCGCGGCGAGTACCTCGGCGACACCGTGCAGGTCATCCCGCACATCACCGACGAGATCAAGCGCCGCATGCGCCTGCAGGCCTCTGAGGAGCCGCAGCCCGACGTGATCATCACCGAGATCGGCGGCACCGTCGGCGACATCGAGTCGCAGCCGTTCATCGAGTCCGCTCGTCAGATCCGCCACGAGCTCGGCCGCGGCAACGTGTTCTTCGTGCACGTCTCGCTGGTGCCGTTCATGGGCGCCTCGGGCGAGCAGAAGACCAAGCCCACCCAGCACTCCGTCGCGGCGCTGCGCTCCATCGGCATCCAGCCCGACGCGCTCGTGCTGCGCAGCGACCGTCCCGTCACCGAGTCGAACAAGCGCAAGATCGCGCTCATGTGCGACGTCGACGAGGATGCCGTCGTCAACGCCGTCGATGTGCCGAGCATCTACGACATCCCGACCATGCTCAACGAGCAGGGACTCGACGAGTACATCGTGCGCGCCCTCGGCTTGACCAAGGCCGCCGAGGTCGACTGGACGCGCTGGAACACCGTGCTGCAGGCCGTGCACAACCCCAAGCACGAGGTGACCATCGGCCTGGTCGGCAAGTACATCGACCTTCCCGACGCGTACCTCTCGGTCACCGAGGCGCTGAAGGCGGGCGGCTTCGGGCAGGAGACCAAGGTCAAGATCACCTGGATCCCGTCCGACCTGTGCGAGACGCCCGAGGGTGCGGCGAAGGCGCTGGCGGGTGTCGACGGCATCGTGGTGCCGGGCGGCTTCGGCATCCGCGGCATCGAGGGCAAGCTCGGGGCGCTGCGGTTCGCCCGCGAGCAGGGCATCCCCACCCTCGGCATCTGCCTCGGCCTGCAGTGCATGGTCATCGAGTACGCGCGGTCCGTCGCCGGACTCGAAGGCGCGTCGTCGAGCGAGTTCGACCCCGACACCGAGTTCCCGGTCATCGCCACGATGGCGGAGCAGGTCGACATCCTCGCCGGCGGTGACCTGGGCGGCACGATGCGTCTGGGCCTGTACCCCGCCCAGCTGGCGGAGGGATCGCTGGCGGCGGAGCTCTACGGCTCGGACGTCGCCTACGAGCGTCACCGTCACCGCTACGAGGTCAACAACCGCTACCGCGACCAGATCGCCGACGCCGGGCTCGTCTTCTCCGGCATCAACCCCGACCTGGGGCTCGTGGAGTACGTCGAGCTGCCGCGCGACGTGCACCCGTATTACATCGCCACCCAGGCCCACCCCGAGCTGCGTTCGCGTCCGACCGCCCCGCACCCGCTGTTCCGCGGGCTCGTGGCCGCCGCCGTGGAGCGGCACCGTGCCAGCGAGCTGTTCGACGTCGAGAATGACTGA
- a CDS encoding TlyA family RNA methyltransferase — protein MTARLDAVVAARGLARSRTHAAQLIAAGLVSVDGRPQVKASARVDDDAEIVVAASDHYVSRAAHKLIAALDAFDIDVRGRLALDMGASTGGFTQVLRERGADPVLAVDVGHGQLAASVAADPGVRVVEGFNVRHMTAASLAEAAGVAGAPTVVTGDLSFISLSHVLPSVAAVSAPDADIVLLIKPQFEVGRTGVREGLVKNAGLRADATAGVLWAAWDAGLGTCGLIASPLAGTHGNVEYLVHLRPGVDGNPTEWLGTVNRLAEIE, from the coding sequence ATGACCGCCCGCCTGGACGCCGTCGTCGCCGCACGAGGACTGGCGCGCTCGCGCACCCACGCCGCGCAGTTGATCGCCGCCGGCCTGGTGAGCGTCGACGGACGACCGCAGGTGAAGGCGTCGGCGCGCGTGGACGACGACGCCGAGATCGTCGTCGCCGCCTCCGACCACTACGTCAGCCGCGCCGCGCACAAGCTCATCGCCGCCCTCGACGCGTTCGACATCGACGTGCGGGGGCGGCTCGCCCTCGACATGGGCGCGTCGACGGGCGGCTTCACCCAGGTGCTGCGGGAGCGGGGCGCCGACCCCGTGCTCGCCGTCGATGTCGGACACGGCCAGCTCGCGGCATCCGTCGCCGCCGACCCGGGCGTGCGGGTGGTCGAGGGCTTCAATGTGCGGCACATGACGGCGGCCTCCCTGGCCGAGGCGGCGGGGGTCGCCGGTGCGCCCACCGTCGTCACCGGCGACCTGTCGTTCATCTCGCTCAGCCACGTGCTGCCGTCGGTCGCCGCCGTCAGTGCACCCGATGCGGACATCGTGCTGCTGATCAAGCCGCAGTTCGAAGTGGGGCGCACCGGGGTGCGCGAGGGGCTCGTGAAGAACGCCGGGCTGCGCGCCGACGCCACCGCCGGGGTGCTGTGGGCGGCGTGGGATGCCGGGCTCGGCACCTGCGGCCTCATCGCCTCGCCGCTGGCAGGCACCCACGGCAATGTCGAGTATCTCGTGCATCTCCGCCCGGGCGTCGACGGCAATCCGACAGAATGGTTGGGCACCGTGAACCGACTGGCGGAGATCGAATGA
- a CDS encoding NUDIX domain-containing protein, which translates to MTDDTAGWLRDEPVSFEVEQSDLVYSGHVWDVRHDTVRYGDGQIVRDYVQHTGAVAVVALDDEGRMLVLQQYRHPIRARDWELPAGLLDVEGEPPAETAKRELAEEADLVAAEWEPLLSFHTSPGGSDETLHVFLARGLSAAPQVHERTEEEQDIRVEWVAVDDVITAVLAGRVRNGVLALGAFAAAEHLRRAGAAGR; encoded by the coding sequence ATGACTGACGACACCGCCGGCTGGCTGCGCGACGAACCGGTCTCGTTCGAGGTCGAGCAGAGCGACCTGGTCTACTCCGGTCACGTCTGGGACGTGCGCCACGACACCGTCCGCTACGGCGACGGGCAGATCGTGCGCGACTACGTGCAGCACACCGGTGCCGTCGCGGTCGTCGCGCTGGACGATGAGGGCCGGATGCTGGTGCTGCAGCAGTACCGGCATCCGATCCGCGCCCGCGACTGGGAGCTGCCCGCCGGGCTGCTCGACGTCGAGGGCGAGCCGCCGGCCGAGACGGCGAAGCGCGAGCTGGCGGAGGAGGCGGACCTCGTGGCGGCGGAGTGGGAGCCCCTGCTGAGCTTCCACACGAGTCCCGGGGGCAGCGACGAGACGCTGCACGTGTTCCTGGCGCGCGGACTGTCCGCTGCCCCGCAGGTGCATGAACGCACCGAGGAGGAGCAGGACATCCGGGTGGAGTGGGTGGCCGTCGACGACGTGATCACCGCGGTGCTGGCCGGGCGGGTGCGCAACGGCGTGCTCGCGCTGGGCGCCTTCGCCGCGGCCGAGCACCTGCGCCGGGCCGGAGCTGCCGGGCGCTGA